In Elusimicrobiota bacterium, the following proteins share a genomic window:
- the miaA gene encoding tRNA (adenosine(37)-N6)-dimethylallyltransferase MiaA: protein MFQPFFKPITLMGANASGKTEVALALAARVNGEIISADSKQIYKYLSAGTAKPAGAWTETEGQSVYLVSGVPYHLVDIIDPRSSYDAASFVRSARQKINEIKARGKTPIIAGGTGMYIQALWNGLDPLPAADPALRAELAAKAERDGKEALHSVLKELDPKAASIIPPGNIQRVMRAIEITKLAGRPVSEIWSGRFFNALPAHLGTFIFFHWKKELLNERIKQRAITRFDEWLQETKNLLERGYPEDAPGLKSLGYPQVLDFHSGRLTRAEAIHSITMLSMSYAKRQNTWFSRYKNARRLDLESFSDYKPEEIADDIVNRLKAEG, encoded by the coding sequence ATGTTCCAACCATTCTTCAAGCCCATAACCCTCATGGGGGCTAACGCCTCGGGTAAAACCGAAGTGGCGCTGGCGCTGGCCGCCAGGGTCAACGGGGAAATCATTTCCGCGGATTCAAAACAGATTTACAAATATCTTTCGGCCGGTACCGCCAAACCCGCGGGCGCCTGGACTGAAACGGAGGGCCAAAGCGTTTACCTGGTCAGCGGCGTGCCCTACCACCTGGTGGACATTATTGACCCGCGTTCAAGTTATGACGCCGCCTCTTTTGTGCGCTCGGCCCGCCAGAAGATCAATGAAATAAAAGCACGGGGAAAAACCCCGATAATTGCCGGCGGCACAGGCATGTACATACAAGCCCTTTGGAACGGCCTTGACCCGCTGCCCGCGGCCGACCCCGCGCTTCGCGCGGAACTGGCAGCCAAAGCCGAGCGGGACGGCAAGGAAGCGCTGCACTCGGTTTTAAAGGAACTTGACCCGAAAGCGGCAAGCATCATCCCTCCCGGAAACATCCAGCGCGTTATGCGCGCCATAGAGATAACCAAACTCGCGGGCCGCCCGGTTTCCGAGATCTGGTCGGGGCGTTTTTTTAACGCCCTCCCGGCGCATCTGGGGACTTTCATTTTTTTCCATTGGAAAAAAGAGCTTTTAAACGAACGCATAAAACAGCGCGCCATTACCCGTTTTGACGAATGGCTTCAGGAAACAAAAAACCTGCTGGAGCGCGGTTACCCTGAAGACGCGCCGGGGCTTAAATCGCTGGGGTATCCGCAGGTTCTTGATTTTCACTCAGGACGACTGACCCGCGCGGAAGCCATCCACTCCATTACCATGCTCTCAATGTCCTACGCGAAACGCCAGAACACCTGGTTTTCCAGGTACAAAAACGCCCGGCGGCTGGATCTTGAAAGCTTCTCGGACTACAAGCCGGAAGAAATAGCCGATGATATTGTGAATAGGCTGAAGGCTGAGGGCTGA
- a CDS encoding bifunctional nuclease family protein translates to MTDEAGNSREVEVKIYSIATSLTESIIFLDESGGTRILPIWIGPMEAQAIAIRLSGYPSPRPMTHDLIFSMLKKLGLKVEKVTITDIVDNTYYSSIRVTGTEGQNPVIIDARPSDAVAVAVRFGCPIYISETVFSKTQVLSKPITEDEVVKFKQDLKSLKPNDIINQLLKKPPIHGPEPGEEDETLEDEEDE, encoded by the coding sequence ATGACCGATGAAGCGGGAAACAGCCGTGAAGTGGAAGTGAAAATTTACTCTATAGCCACCAGCCTTACCGAATCAATTATTTTTCTTGATGAATCGGGCGGCACGCGCATTCTGCCCATTTGGATAGGCCCGATGGAAGCGCAGGCCATAGCTATACGTCTTTCCGGATATCCTTCCCCAAGGCCCATGACCCACGACCTTATTTTTTCCATGCTCAAAAAGCTGGGTCTGAAAGTTGAAAAAGTGACTATCACGGATATCGTGGATAACACCTACTATTCCAGCATCCGCGTAACCGGAACCGAGGGACAAAACCCGGTCATTATTGACGCCCGCCCCTCTGACGCCGTGGCCGTGGCCGTGCGCTTTGGCTGCCCCATTTATATAAGCGAGACTGTCTTTTCTAAAACGCAGGTTCTCAGCAAGCCGATAACTGAAGACGAGGTGGTGAAATTCAAGCAGGATCTTAAAAGCCTGAAGCCGAACGATATTATAAACCAGCTTCTTAAAAAGCCGCCGATCCACGGCCCCGAGCCCGGGGAAGAAGACGAAACGCTGGAGGATGAAGAAGATGAATAA
- a CDS encoding alginate export family protein, which translates to MKKVIGMLAVVAFASSMASAQLLKNFKYTGNLDVNATSGDHSIVATKASFSNINSRLMLGMNFDLNDDVNAQVTAIKSDYRYYGTDSQNVDALTANIKFAEAYINLKNVLGINHKVGKQFYGKPGDIVIYYGPSYQNLDTAIANFTVSSLDGWYGEWAKNKWTVTGLAAKVTENSLVAATDKNLYGVTGSYALSDIVKPAVYFYESNDGANVTLHNTLDVVGVKADGKYQGVGYGVEYAMNFGKNKVTTKSYKGSALKANANYSLDAKTAGKFDFTGEFAMGTGNKATTSATKNEEFTAISSNYLPGMIFGPYYKCGLGNLTTFNVGAKFMPKQIEKLSIAGTFYNFGYTQKVGLVSTIGTELDFAATWKHSENVSLKAYYASFSADSKYSTKTNAETLMGLNLGVKF; encoded by the coding sequence ATGAAAAAAGTAATAGGAATGCTTGCGGTAGTCGCGTTTGCCTCTTCGATGGCCAGCGCCCAACTGCTCAAGAACTTCAAGTACACAGGGAACTTAGACGTTAACGCCACAAGCGGAGATCACAGCATTGTTGCCACGAAAGCTTCGTTCAGCAACATCAATTCCCGCCTCATGCTGGGAATGAACTTCGACCTCAACGATGATGTAAACGCGCAGGTTACCGCCATAAAGAGCGACTATCGCTATTACGGCACTGACAGCCAGAATGTGGACGCGCTCACCGCCAACATAAAGTTCGCGGAAGCTTATATAAACCTGAAGAACGTGCTGGGCATCAACCACAAGGTCGGTAAGCAGTTCTACGGTAAGCCCGGAGACATAGTGATATACTACGGCCCCAGCTACCAGAACCTCGACACCGCCATAGCCAACTTCACCGTCTCCTCACTGGACGGCTGGTACGGCGAATGGGCGAAGAACAAATGGACCGTAACAGGCCTTGCGGCCAAAGTAACGGAAAACTCCCTGGTCGCCGCGACGGACAAAAACCTCTACGGAGTCACCGGGAGCTATGCTCTCTCCGACATCGTAAAGCCGGCCGTTTATTTCTACGAGAGCAACGACGGCGCCAATGTCACCCTCCACAACACGCTTGATGTTGTCGGAGTGAAAGCCGATGGCAAATATCAGGGCGTGGGCTATGGTGTGGAATACGCCATGAACTTCGGCAAAAACAAAGTCACCACCAAAAGCTATAAGGGCTCGGCTCTGAAAGCCAATGCCAATTACAGCCTTGACGCAAAAACCGCCGGCAAATTCGACTTCACCGGCGAATTCGCCATGGGTACCGGCAACAAAGCTACCACCAGTGCCACCAAAAATGAAGAGTTCACCGCGATAAGCAGCAACTACCTGCCCGGTATGATATTCGGCCCATACTACAAGTGTGGTCTCGGCAACCTGACCACATTCAATGTGGGCGCCAAATTCATGCCTAAACAGATAGAAAAGCTCAGCATCGCCGGAACTTTCTACAACTTCGGCTACACCCAGAAAGTGGGCCTTGTAAGCACGATCGGCACCGAGCTTGACTTCGCCGCCACATGGAAACATTCAGAGAATGTCTCTCTGAAAGCTTACTATGCGTCGTTCAGCGCAGACAGCAAATACTCGACCAAAACAAACGCAGAAACGCTGATGGGCCTGAACCTTGGAGTTAAGTTCTAA
- the plsY gene encoding glycerol-3-phosphate 1-O-acyltransferase PlsY, which produces MVKTSLLLIASYLLGGIPTGYLIGRLKGIDIRQHGSGNPGTANVYRTLGKWPGILTFIVDFLKGFAPAMIAMRFFYIEGSVDFSKGHWWIPVAAGGLAIAGHIWTPFLGFKGGKGVATSAGVFMALLPLPTTGAFVFFGLAVAITQHISVGSMAASVALPVFCFFLNPPQRKPLTIMACVVCALIFYTHIPNIRRILQGKELSFKHKPGTAAETEEKGKNDR; this is translated from the coding sequence ATGGTTAAAACCTCTCTGCTTTTAATAGCCAGTTACCTGTTGGGAGGAATTCCCACGGGTTACCTTATAGGCCGGCTCAAAGGCATAGACATACGCCAGCACGGCTCCGGCAACCCCGGCACGGCCAATGTTTATCGCACTTTGGGCAAATGGCCGGGAATACTTACCTTCATCGTGGACTTTCTTAAAGGCTTTGCCCCGGCCATGATCGCAATGCGTTTTTTCTATATTGAAGGCTCCGTTGACTTCAGCAAAGGCCACTGGTGGATACCGGTGGCCGCGGGCGGGCTTGCCATAGCGGGACACATCTGGACTCCTTTCCTTGGTTTTAAAGGCGGCAAGGGAGTTGCCACTTCGGCTGGAGTTTTCATGGCTCTTCTGCCCTTGCCGACTACGGGAGCTTTCGTGTTTTTCGGCCTGGCCGTGGCCATAACCCAGCATATTTCGGTAGGTTCCATGGCGGCCTCGGTGGCGCTGCCGGTGTTCTGCTTTTTCCTGAACCCGCCTCAAAGAAAACCGCTGACCATAATGGCCTGCGTGGTCTGCGCGCTTATTTTCTACACGCACATCCCGAATATCCGCAGAATACTGCAAGGCAAGGAACTATCTTTCAAGCACAAACCGGGGACGGCGGCGGAAACGGAAGAAAAAGGCAAAAATGACCGATGA
- a CDS encoding glycosyltransferase: MTTTHSAQYPLKIGLIYGCAPSGHYSAARALADFFPAAIIEPVFINLSEVYPNIGPFVAKTYIEVLKKTPFLWNYVYDNDFVAFASGALKNTVLSFYSQKLSELLTAKNIKAAVSTQALSAMLIAKSSALKNIPLFSVLTDFNAHSYWPAENVAGYFVPSKTAAQGLLKNGADPAKIFVTGIPVRKEFLAPYDKQTERKNIGLAPNLFTVLITGGSRGMGEIFSAVEALEPFFGRLQAMVMCGEDKALARRLSRSTMHKKRHLKILDYTDAPSAYYGAADLVVAKPGGVTVAETLSLGKPLIIFSPLPGQEELNSAFLLKNRLADLAKNGRQLQALVRRQLDSSQRSAEHHIKLPSAFSKPYAARDIVAMILEKIIKN, translated from the coding sequence ATGACCACAACACATTCAGCGCAATATCCTTTAAAGATAGGCCTTATTTACGGCTGCGCGCCCTCCGGCCATTACAGCGCCGCCAGGGCGCTCGCTGATTTTTTCCCGGCCGCCATAATTGAGCCGGTGTTTATAAACCTGTCCGAAGTCTATCCGAACATCGGGCCATTCGTCGCAAAAACCTATATCGAAGTTTTAAAAAAAACCCCGTTCCTGTGGAATTATGTTTACGACAACGATTTTGTGGCCTTCGCTTCCGGCGCGTTAAAAAACACTGTTCTCTCTTTTTATTCCCAAAAGCTTTCAGAGCTTCTCACCGCAAAAAACATAAAGGCGGCGGTCTCAACCCAGGCCCTCTCGGCCATGCTGATAGCTAAAAGCTCCGCCCTTAAAAATATTCCGCTTTTCTCCGTACTGACCGATTTCAACGCCCACTCCTATTGGCCGGCTGAAAACGTGGCGGGCTATTTTGTACCCTCAAAAACCGCCGCGCAGGGCCTGCTTAAGAACGGAGCCGATCCGGCAAAGATATTTGTGACCGGAATACCGGTGCGAAAGGAATTTCTGGCCCCGTACGACAAGCAGACGGAAAGAAAAAATATCGGGCTCGCGCCAAACCTGTTTACGGTCCTTATAACCGGCGGCAGCCGCGGCATGGGGGAAATATTTTCAGCCGTTGAAGCCCTGGAACCGTTTTTCGGCAGATTGCAGGCTATGGTAATGTGCGGCGAGGACAAGGCCCTGGCACGCAGGCTTTCACGAAGCACTATGCACAAGAAACGACACCTTAAAATCCTTGATTACACGGATGCCCCGAGCGCCTACTATGGCGCGGCGGATCTGGTGGTGGCCAAACCCGGGGGTGTGACAGTGGCGGAAACGCTCTCGCTTGGCAAACCGCTCATAATTTTTTCTCCGCTGCCGGGGCAGGAAGAACTTAACTCCGCTTTTCTGCTGAAGAATCGCCTGGCGGATCTGGCAAAAAACGGCCGCCAGCTTCAGGCGCTGGTGAGACGCCAGCTTGACAGCAGCCAGCGCTCCGCTGAACACCATATAAAACTGCCGTCAGCCTTCTCAAAGCCCTACGCCGCAAGGGATATCGTCGCGATGATACTTGAAAAGATAATAAAAAATTGA
- a CDS encoding adenine phosphoribosyltransferase, whose amino-acid sequence MSENSLTEATEKIKKAIRDVPDFPKKGILFKDITPLLADPAAFRETVKLMAEPYRGLGITKVLGIEARGFLLAAPIAMELHAGLVPVRKKGKLPYKTVSATYELEYGQDTLQIHEDSLGKNEKVLIVDDVLATGGTARAVCELVDKLGGQVAAITMLIELEFLKGRSKLTGREVHSLIKY is encoded by the coding sequence ATGAGCGAGAACAGCCTGACAGAAGCGACGGAAAAGATAAAAAAAGCAATAAGGGATGTGCCGGATTTTCCCAAAAAGGGGATTTTGTTTAAGGATATAACTCCTCTGTTGGCCGATCCCGCGGCATTCAGGGAAACGGTGAAGCTTATGGCGGAACCGTACCGCGGCCTCGGCATAACCAAGGTACTTGGCATAGAAGCCAGGGGGTTTTTGCTGGCGGCGCCGATAGCCATGGAATTGCATGCGGGACTCGTGCCTGTACGCAAGAAAGGCAAACTGCCCTATAAAACAGTTTCCGCCACCTACGAACTGGAGTACGGCCAGGACACTTTGCAGATACATGAGGACTCACTCGGGAAGAACGAAAAAGTACTGATAGTCGACGACGTGCTGGCAACCGGCGGCACAGCGCGCGCCGTATGCGAGCTGGTTGACAAGCTGGGCGGCCAAGTGGCCGCAATAACCATGCTGATAGAGCTGGAATTTCTCAAAGGCCGGAGCAAACTCACAGGCCGAGAAGTTCATTCTTTGATAAAGTATTGA
- a CDS encoding sigma-70 family RNA polymerase sigma factor — MAEEKEETVENEEEKAEKTEKPEKAAEKGGKLSDINIDSTNQYIRKISQIDHKISREESHELWKRVKRGDRRAKQRIMELNLKLVIPIAKRFLYPGADLMDLVEEGNLGLLHAIDKFEPSKGYRFSTYACYWIEQCVRRSVEENSKSIRIPPHAWTALRKWLKQWDKMHGKLGRDPTMAEMARQMHWNANQVRTAINASEVVTGMSSMDAPLTGENEDTMGDTMKDSDSDRPENLISILRLHDELKTALVEIGERERMIVEYRYGLSGQTPMTLNDIGKKLGLSRERVRQIEERALLRLRRVASRMGLIELGRRQDHTNLQPGWDQPKLKTDILGESIPTKPYVPRSQVKKVRR, encoded by the coding sequence ATGGCAGAAGAAAAAGAAGAAACCGTTGAAAACGAAGAAGAAAAAGCTGAAAAAACCGAAAAACCTGAAAAAGCCGCGGAAAAGGGCGGTAAACTAAGCGATATCAATATTGATTCCACGAATCAATACATCAGGAAAATAAGCCAGATAGACCACAAAATTTCAAGGGAAGAATCGCACGAGCTTTGGAAACGCGTGAAGCGCGGCGACAGGCGCGCCAAACAGCGCATCATGGAGTTAAACCTGAAGCTGGTTATCCCGATAGCCAAGCGCTTCCTTTATCCCGGGGCTGATCTGATGGACCTGGTGGAAGAAGGCAATTTGGGCCTTCTCCACGCAATAGATAAATTTGAACCCAGCAAAGGATACAGATTTTCAACCTACGCCTGCTATTGGATAGAGCAGTGCGTGAGGCGCTCGGTGGAAGAAAATTCAAAATCCATAAGGATACCGCCGCACGCCTGGACCGCGCTCCGGAAATGGCTCAAGCAGTGGGATAAAATGCACGGCAAACTGGGCCGCGATCCAACGATGGCTGAGATGGCGCGCCAGATGCACTGGAACGCCAATCAGGTGCGCACCGCCATCAACGCCTCGGAGGTGGTTACAGGCATGTCTTCAATGGACGCTCCGCTTACCGGCGAAAACGAAGACACCATGGGCGACACCATGAAAGACTCCGATTCCGACAGGCCCGAAAACCTGATCTCCATTTTACGCCTGCATGACGAGCTTAAAACCGCTCTGGTGGAAATAGGCGAACGCGAGCGCATGATAGTTGAATACCGCTACGGTCTTTCCGGTCAGACACCCATGACCTTAAACGACATCGGAAAGAAACTGGGGCTGTCGCGCGAGCGCGTGCGACAGATCGAGGAGCGGGCCCTTCTGCGCCTTCGGCGCGTGGCATCCAGGATGGGCCTTATTGAGCTTGGCAGGCGCCAGGACCACACCAACCTTCAGCCAGGCTGGGACCAGCCGAAATTAAAAACCGACATACTCGGCGAATCCATCCCGACCAAGCCCTATGTGCCCAGAAGCCAGGTAAAAAAGGTGCGCAGGTAA
- a CDS encoding acylphosphatase, whose translation MRISFRVVGQVQGIGYRWFVKETASDHHLNGWVRNVTDGSVEGEVQGPVPELNAFLKHLKNGNSCASVEKMETQELMDSGTGENDFYIKASI comes from the coding sequence ATGAGGATAAGTTTCAGGGTCGTAGGACAAGTACAGGGCATTGGCTACCGCTGGTTCGTTAAAGAAACAGCATCCGACCATCACCTGAACGGCTGGGTGCGCAATGTGACTGACGGTTCGGTGGAAGGCGAGGTTCAGGGCCCTGTTCCGGAACTGAATGCTTTTCTGAAACATTTAAAGAACGGGAACTCCTGCGCCAGTGTGGAGAAAATGGAAACCCAGGAACTTATGGATTCGGGCACCGGGGAAAACGATTTTTACATAAAAGCGTCGATTTGA
- the hflX gene encoding GTPase HflX, protein MIKAILLSVKLKSRAEADFSSDTSLEELWRLAQTASLEPVKKLTVTLSAYNPATLIGSGKIEELKELIKETRAGLVIFDKALTSAQQRNLERLLGVPAIERTFLILEIFSQRARTREGRLQVKLARFSYAASRLTGKGAGLEQQHGMIGTRGPGERKIEYERRALRDKIIELKAGIETIRKERRNQRKTRDALPMAQISLVGYTNAGKSTLLNRLTGGRHSIYTDDKLFATLDPATKRVKLPGGGWALFTDTVGFIQNLPHQLIAAFRSTLEEITYSDLIIHVHDGASSYLKTQHEAVAETLKTLDLEGIPVINVFNKADLVKNPALSIWSPARLNPVFVSALSGSGMKELLELAEKSLSRKWKEYSLELPARRNDLLGELYKACAVKETLYEDGRIKVAFKATPENYERIVKRIAASVQR, encoded by the coding sequence ATGATAAAAGCGATTCTTCTGTCGGTTAAACTGAAAAGCCGCGCGGAGGCGGATTTTTCCTCGGATACCTCGCTTGAGGAACTCTGGCGCCTGGCCCAAACCGCTTCTCTTGAGCCGGTGAAAAAACTTACGGTCACCCTTTCCGCTTATAATCCCGCCACGCTCATCGGCTCCGGTAAAATTGAAGAGCTAAAAGAACTTATCAAAGAAACGCGCGCCGGGCTCGTGATTTTTGACAAGGCCCTCACAAGCGCCCAGCAGAGGAACCTTGAACGCCTGCTCGGTGTTCCGGCGATAGAGCGCACATTCCTCATACTTGAGATCTTTTCCCAGCGGGCGCGCACCAGGGAAGGACGCCTGCAGGTAAAACTGGCGCGTTTTTCTTACGCCGCGTCGCGCCTTACAGGCAAGGGCGCGGGCCTTGAGCAGCAGCACGGCATGATAGGGACCAGGGGCCCTGGCGAACGCAAAATCGAATACGAACGCCGGGCGCTGCGCGACAAAATAATAGAACTTAAAGCCGGAATTGAAACGATAAGGAAAGAACGCCGGAACCAGCGCAAAACCCGCGACGCGCTGCCCATGGCGCAGATATCTTTAGTGGGCTATACGAACGCCGGCAAGTCCACTTTGCTTAACCGCCTTACAGGCGGCAGACACTCCATTTACACCGACGACAAACTTTTCGCCACCCTTGACCCGGCCACCAAGCGCGTTAAACTTCCCGGCGGCGGCTGGGCGCTTTTTACCGACACGGTGGGCTTCATACAGAACCTGCCCCACCAGCTGATAGCGGCCTTCCGCTCCACCCTTGAGGAAATAACTTACTCCGACCTGATAATACATGTGCACGACGGAGCTTCCTCTTATCTTAAAACCCAGCACGAAGCCGTGGCTGAAACCCTGAAAACACTCGACCTGGAAGGCATACCTGTAATTAATGTCTTTAACAAGGCCGACCTCGTTAAAAACCCGGCGCTTTCCATCTGGTCGCCGGCGCGCCTGAACCCGGTATTTGTTTCGGCGCTCTCCGGCTCCGGGATGAAAGAACTTTTGGAACTTGCCGAAAAATCGCTCTCGCGCAAATGGAAAGAATACTCGCTCGAACTGCCCGCGCGAAGGAACGATCTGCTCGGGGAACTCTATAAAGCCTGCGCAGTAAAAGAAACTCTTTATGAAGACGGCAGGATAAAAGTGGCCTTCAAGGCGACTCCGGAGAATTACGAAAGGATCGTTAAAAGGATAGCGGCGAGCGTACAGCGGTGA
- a CDS encoding HU family DNA-binding protein has translation MNKLDLIKEITRHLTTEKDAKIAVTKTFEIIVEALRDNQKVVISNFGTFKVKERLPRQMRNPKTNQRVMVGTRRSIRFKPSKKLTIGM, from the coding sequence ATGAATAAGCTTGATCTGATAAAGGAAATAACCAGGCATCTGACCACGGAAAAAGACGCCAAGATCGCGGTAACTAAAACCTTTGAGATAATTGTGGAGGCCCTGCGCGACAATCAGAAAGTTGTAATTTCAAATTTCGGGACTTTTAAAGTCAAAGAACGCCTGCCGCGCCAGATGAGGAACCCTAAAACCAACCAGCGGGTGATGGTGGGCACGCGGCGCAGCATCCGGTTCAAACCTTCAAAAAAACTTACCATAGGAATGTAA
- a CDS encoding tetratricopeptide repeat protein: MPDKTWIDSGKSEAPKRMDKALAWIKNNRETFIGTAVIVLAALIFAVYFFVHYSDLRDTAWKNLFIAQQVGFSGHAAEAQTQLSSIETTYPNTSAYGYAILTNGDIFFAQGKYKEAEAEYSKLLTGGAKELRPFALYSLAKNKEAAGELPAAEAQYKDFLSAYPEHFLAPEVQWSLAHCYEAAGNADETKNAWEKIVLLYPETSWAAQAKARLAPPAEPAKKEPPVKAPVKH; this comes from the coding sequence ATGCCCGATAAAACCTGGATAGACAGCGGTAAAAGCGAAGCGCCTAAACGGATGGACAAGGCTTTGGCATGGATAAAGAATAACCGCGAAACTTTTATAGGAACAGCGGTTATAGTGCTGGCCGCGCTGATTTTTGCAGTATATTTTTTCGTGCATTATTCCGACCTGCGCGATACAGCCTGGAAAAATCTTTTTATAGCCCAGCAGGTCGGCTTCAGCGGCCATGCGGCTGAAGCTCAAACACAATTAAGCTCCATTGAAACCACTTACCCAAATACCAGCGCCTATGGCTACGCCATACTTACGAACGGAGACATCTTTTTCGCCCAGGGCAAATATAAGGAAGCCGAGGCCGAATACTCAAAACTGCTGACCGGAGGCGCCAAAGAGCTGAGGCCGTTTGCCCTCTACAGCCTGGCAAAGAACAAAGAAGCGGCCGGAGAGCTGCCGGCGGCCGAAGCCCAGTATAAAGATTTTCTTTCCGCCTATCCGGAGCATTTCCTGGCTCCTGAGGTCCAATGGTCGCTGGCGCATTGCTATGAAGCGGCCGGCAACGCGGATGAAACAAAAAACGCCTGGGAAAAGATAGTTCTGCTTTATCCCGAAACCTCCTGGGCCGCCCAGGCAAAAGCGCGACTGGCTCCCCCGGCCGAACCCGCCAAAAAAGAACCCCCTGTTAAAGCGCCGGTCAAACATTAA
- a CDS encoding MerR family transcriptional regulator codes for MSEKTYLTISEISSRTKLPPHTIRYWETRALLRPLRLASGHRRYTKADLETINELKDLVLLKGYTLTGAKKFLRSRKKPAAGQAIKSVSGVKAELLEEIRNELSQFIKEL; via the coding sequence ATGTCCGAAAAAACATATTTAACCATAAGTGAGATTTCAAGCAGGACAAAACTGCCGCCGCACACTATCCGCTATTGGGAAACGCGCGCCCTTCTGCGCCCGCTTCGTCTTGCAAGCGGCCATCGCCGCTATACTAAAGCCGACCTTGAAACGATAAACGAGCTTAAGGACCTGGTGCTTTTGAAGGGCTATACGCTTACCGGGGCAAAAAAATTTTTACGTTCAAGAAAAAAACCGGCCGCCGGGCAGGCTATAAAAAGTGTAAGCGGGGTAAAGGCCGAATTACTGGAAGAAATACGAAACGAACTTAGCCAGTTCATAAAAGAGCTATAA